The following are from one region of the Pseudodesulfovibrio piezophilus C1TLV30 genome:
- a CDS encoding substrate-binding periplasmic protein — MYSKIVLFVFSVLLLPVITMAAEINMQVIIYPPLAYEVDGELQGVAPEVVREIQAMVGDTNPIQVAPWLRAYEQTKNKPKQALFAIVRIPEREELFKWVGPIFGEGDYFFKHKGSPIIVNTLDDARKVKRIGVRKDGYTHQALLAKGFTNLDVGPTYDSSYKKLADKRVDLVLMGERTYYYMVKEAGVDPAGFERTNYQFNHSAAWLAFSRDVPDELITQWQTALDTLKANGKYEEIMARNFNAD, encoded by the coding sequence ATGTATAGCAAAATAGTCTTGTTTGTTTTTTCGGTCCTTTTACTGCCGGTTATTACCATGGCGGCAGAAATTAATATGCAGGTGATCATATACCCGCCATTGGCTTATGAAGTGGATGGGGAATTACAGGGAGTCGCTCCTGAAGTGGTCCGGGAAATTCAGGCCATGGTTGGTGATACCAATCCGATTCAGGTTGCTCCATGGCTTCGAGCATACGAACAGACTAAAAATAAACCGAAGCAGGCTCTTTTTGCGATTGTCCGTATCCCGGAGAGGGAAGAACTCTTCAAATGGGTAGGGCCAATTTTTGGGGAAGGTGATTATTTTTTCAAGCACAAAGGAAGCCCGATCATCGTCAATACACTTGACGATGCAAGAAAAGTCAAACGAATAGGTGTGCGGAAAGATGGGTACACGCATCAGGCCCTTCTCGCTAAAGGATTCACCAATCTGGATGTGGGGCCGACGTATGATTCAAGCTATAAAAAGTTGGCTGATAAACGGGTCGATCTTGTTCTTATGGGCGAAAGAACATATTACTATATGGTGAAGGAAGCCGGAGTCGATCCAGCAGGTTTTGAACGGACCAACTACCAATTCAACCACTCCGCTGCATGGCTCGCCTTTTCACGCGATGTCCCTGATGAGCTTATCACTCAGTGGCAAACTGCTCTGGATACGCTCAAGGCCAATGGCAAATACGAAGAGATTATGGCTCGAAATTTCAATGCCGATTAG
- a CDS encoding response regulator, whose product MTQLPILLVDDEDGIRKVLSISLEDSGYTVDTASDVESALSLFHAKHHPLVITDIKMPGRSGIDLLRALKQIAPETEVIMITGHGDVELAVQSLKNDAFDFIMKPINDEVLTFALQRAQERILMRRSLQEYTCNLEELIERKSTQLIEAERRAAACQLFEGLTSSLSAFASNLDNLSVFNQMPMFVSIHNRDKGVVTVNQHYRKRLGDLAGKKSWSMYVGLEDGEKQCPVAKTIETGQAQRESRVVRCVNGNDHAVIVDTVPIMSTDDGVELVLEFMVDLLEAETLREELRTTRHKYEQLFNQSPCFISVQDRDFHINSANARYIENFGDFTGRPCYESLMHRQRPCIECPLQQTFVDGQTHQLETVVTNRKGEKVNILIWSSPIRDASGEMIEAVEMITDITQIRKLQDRLTSLGLLLGSTAHGIKGLLTGIDGAIYRLGSGLEKRNFDRMGDGFNDLQTLTDRMKQTVLDILYYAKKRELNWKEMDAARFTMDLYASFAAKAKKMGVILDLDMGAVLGSFKVDKSILASALGNIIENGIDACAAHPEGKGRVTLKVYADLGQIAFRVTDNGIGMEREVREKLFTLFFSSKGSSGTGIGLFIAHEIVTQHGGSITVDSEPGKGAVFTVCVPRELSVGG is encoded by the coding sequence CCTGGAAGACTCAGGGTACACAGTTGATACCGCATCCGACGTGGAATCGGCTCTGTCTCTGTTTCATGCCAAACACCACCCCCTCGTTATAACCGATATCAAGATGCCCGGCCGAAGTGGGATTGATCTCTTGCGCGCTCTCAAGCAAATTGCGCCGGAAACTGAAGTTATCATGATAACTGGCCATGGTGATGTTGAATTGGCCGTTCAGAGTCTCAAGAATGATGCTTTTGATTTCATCATGAAGCCAATCAACGATGAAGTGCTGACCTTTGCTTTGCAACGGGCGCAAGAACGGATTCTCATGCGCCGGTCTCTTCAGGAATATACCTGCAATCTGGAAGAATTGATCGAAAGAAAGTCGACTCAGCTTATAGAGGCGGAAAGGCGTGCTGCGGCCTGCCAACTTTTCGAGGGCTTGACATCCAGTCTGAGCGCATTTGCATCTAACCTGGATAATCTCAGTGTTTTTAATCAGATGCCGATGTTTGTCTCCATTCATAACAGGGATAAAGGGGTGGTGACCGTCAATCAACACTACCGTAAAAGGCTGGGCGATCTTGCTGGCAAGAAAAGCTGGTCCATGTACGTTGGGCTTGAGGATGGAGAAAAGCAATGTCCAGTGGCAAAGACCATTGAGACCGGGCAGGCACAGCGGGAAAGTCGCGTTGTCCGGTGCGTCAACGGCAATGATCATGCCGTCATTGTCGATACAGTACCAATCATGTCGACTGATGACGGTGTAGAGCTGGTTCTCGAATTCATGGTGGATCTCCTCGAGGCGGAAACGCTCCGTGAAGAGTTGCGGACTACTCGGCATAAATATGAACAGCTTTTCAACCAGTCGCCTTGTTTTATTTCGGTTCAGGACAGGGATTTTCATATCAATTCGGCCAATGCTCGTTATATTGAAAACTTTGGTGATTTTACAGGGAGGCCTTGTTATGAAAGCCTCATGCATCGTCAGCGACCGTGCATTGAGTGTCCTCTTCAACAGACTTTTGTCGATGGTCAGACACACCAATTGGAAACGGTGGTTACGAACCGCAAAGGGGAAAAGGTCAATATTCTCATATGGAGTTCTCCTATCCGCGATGCATCGGGAGAGATGATTGAAGCCGTAGAGATGATCACGGATATTACTCAAATCAGAAAATTGCAGGATCGGCTCACAAGCCTTGGGCTGCTGCTCGGCTCCACGGCCCATGGTATCAAGGGACTGTTAACGGGAATAGACGGAGCCATTTATCGTCTTGGGTCAGGGCTTGAAAAGCGAAACTTTGATCGGATGGGAGATGGGTTCAACGATTTGCAAACCTTGACCGATCGCATGAAGCAGACGGTTCTGGATATTCTCTATTATGCCAAGAAACGTGAATTGAATTGGAAGGAAATGGATGCCGCTCGCTTTACCATGGATCTCTATGCATCCTTTGCGGCCAAAGCCAAGAAAATGGGCGTGATACTTGATCTTGATATGGGAGCTGTTCTTGGTTCTTTCAAGGTGGATAAATCCATTTTGGCGTCCGCTTTGGGTAACATTATAGAGAATGGAATCGATGCCTGCGCGGCTCACCCTGAAGGGAAAGGGCGCGTGACACTGAAAGTCTATGCCGACTTGGGACAGATCGCCTTTCGGGTGACAGATAATGGCATTGGCATGGAGAGGGAAGTTCGGGAAAAGCTCTTTACATTGTTTTTCTCATCCAAAGGGAGTTCCGGCACTGGGATCGGGTTGTTCATCGCTCATGAAATAGTGACTCAGCATGGTGGTTCCATCACAGTGGATAGTGAACCTGGGAAGGGAGCGGTTTTTACCGTGTGTGTCCCGAGGGAACTCAGCGTCGGAGGCTAA
- a CDS encoding PAS domain S-box protein: MFRPIMKIRENLIAKIILATGAIMLVSTLLLIYLSIGFVNEYTLSERIHTADMMGNTIQLGLRDAMLRNARKDINEIITEVARFNRVESIRVYGKDGIIQFSDIPREVGSGIGMDHHVCSVCHSEEPPKKTLTLQQRTWKYSTVDGRNFFSVQVPVNNRQSCIEAPCHFHKQDTVILGTVDLIFAFDSVNAMVSDYRAQLITLGTFFFIITSGCIFFGLRQIVTRPLSLLTRCSEEIAQGKDGSAVRTISQRPDELGKLARSHERMVEALHEQQEIINEKMEEFELLFDNVPCVVTVQDLNYKLLAYNKESRERFTPFPDAYCYEAYKGISEKCEECPVEKTFQTGVSHCSEESRRNPDGTYSHWLVHTAPILDKNGKVTKAMEMCLDISERIKLEEKLKESEKKYHTIFNNAPNSIFVLDNATLTVLDCNSTATSIYGWPAEELIGKPFMAVIHPDETDRLKSQMRAFTTINQVKSIRKNGDPFFVDIMLATSGVAEIEYLLISTTDITERLEAEQQLFHAGKMATLGEMATGVAHELNQPLTVIKSASNYFMKKVNAGEPIPDDTLATLSREVDSYVDRATKIINHMREFGRQVDQDAVLVNVNQSLERAFALLGKQFASRGIVMNWHLADSLPPVLATPDQLEQVFINLFVNARDELEEKTESAESDRPEITVRTSWQEDELLIEVADNGGGIPEELIHKIFEPFFTTKKVGKGTGLGLSISYGLIKDFGGSIRAENGDIGARFTITLPVAES; the protein is encoded by the coding sequence ATGTTCAGACCGATTATGAAAATCAGGGAAAACCTGATCGCAAAAATCATTCTTGCGACAGGGGCCATCATGCTGGTGAGTACCTTGTTGCTTATCTATCTGAGCATTGGTTTTGTTAATGAATACACACTTTCAGAACGAATCCATACTGCGGATATGATGGGTAACACTATCCAACTCGGACTCCGTGATGCCATGCTCCGCAACGCTCGGAAAGATATCAATGAGATTATAACCGAAGTGGCCCGATTTAACCGCGTTGAATCAATTCGAGTTTATGGCAAGGATGGAATTATACAATTCTCCGACATTCCGCGAGAAGTCGGGAGTGGAATAGGCATGGATCACCATGTCTGCTCCGTCTGCCATAGTGAAGAGCCACCGAAAAAGACCCTGACGCTACAACAACGGACATGGAAATATTCCACAGTGGACGGAAGGAACTTTTTTAGCGTTCAGGTCCCCGTAAACAATCGTCAGTCCTGTATCGAAGCCCCATGCCATTTCCACAAGCAGGACACCGTCATATTAGGCACCGTTGATCTCATTTTCGCTTTTGACAGTGTCAATGCCATGGTCTCGGATTATCGAGCGCAACTCATCACCCTCGGCACCTTCTTTTTCATCATCACATCAGGGTGCATTTTCTTTGGTCTGAGACAAATAGTGACCCGCCCACTTTCTCTTCTCACCCGGTGCTCGGAAGAGATAGCACAGGGCAAGGACGGCAGTGCTGTCCGGACCATTTCACAACGCCCGGATGAATTGGGCAAACTTGCCCGTTCACATGAGCGAATGGTCGAAGCGCTTCATGAACAACAAGAAATCATCAACGAAAAGATGGAAGAATTCGAACTTCTCTTCGACAATGTGCCATGCGTGGTCACGGTGCAGGATCTCAACTATAAACTTCTCGCCTATAACAAGGAATCTCGAGAGCGATTCACCCCATTCCCCGATGCCTATTGCTATGAAGCATACAAAGGCATCAGCGAAAAATGTGAAGAATGTCCAGTTGAGAAAACTTTCCAGACCGGAGTCTCTCACTGTAGCGAAGAAAGCCGTCGGAATCCCGACGGGACATACTCACACTGGCTGGTTCATACTGCACCCATTCTGGATAAAAACGGAAAAGTGACCAAGGCCATGGAGATGTGCCTGGATATTAGCGAACGCATCAAGCTCGAAGAAAAACTCAAAGAATCCGAAAAAAAATACCATACCATTTTCAATAATGCCCCCAACTCCATCTTCGTTCTGGACAATGCGACCCTGACAGTGCTTGATTGCAATAGTACTGCTACATCGATATACGGCTGGCCTGCCGAGGAATTGATCGGGAAACCTTTCATGGCGGTCATCCACCCAGATGAAACAGATCGGCTCAAATCGCAAATGCGCGCCTTCACCACTATCAATCAGGTCAAAAGTATCCGCAAAAATGGTGACCCATTCTTCGTGGATATCATGCTGGCTACCTCCGGTGTTGCGGAAATCGAATACCTTCTCATAAGCACTACGGACATCACGGAACGCCTCGAAGCCGAGCAGCAACTTTTCCACGCCGGTAAAATGGCAACTCTTGGCGAGATGGCAACAGGAGTTGCTCATGAATTGAACCAGCCACTCACCGTCATTAAATCCGCTAGCAATTACTTTATGAAAAAAGTCAATGCCGGTGAACCTATTCCGGATGACACTCTCGCCACCCTTTCCCGTGAAGTTGATAGTTATGTGGACCGAGCAACAAAGATAATTAATCATATGCGGGAATTTGGCAGACAGGTCGACCAAGACGCTGTGTTGGTGAATGTCAATCAATCCCTGGAGCGTGCTTTTGCATTGCTCGGCAAGCAATTCGCCTCTCGGGGCATTGTCATGAACTGGCACTTGGCGGATTCGCTCCCGCCGGTTTTGGCAACCCCGGATCAATTGGAACAGGTTTTCATCAATCTTTTTGTCAACGCTCGGGATGAGCTTGAAGAGAAGACAGAATCCGCTGAATCTGATAGGCCCGAAATTACAGTTCGGACCTCCTGGCAAGAGGATGAGCTTCTGATCGAAGTAGCTGACAACGGAGGTGGTATCCCTGAAGAACTTATTCACAAGATTTTCGAGCCTTTTTTCACCACCAAGAAAGTCGGCAAAGGGACAGGATTGGGGTTATCCATAAGTTATGGTCTTATCAAGGATTTCGGCGGGAGTATCCGTGCAGAAAACGGTGATATCGGAGCACGATTCACCATAACACTTCCGGTGGCGGAAAGCTGA
- a CDS encoding sensor histidine kinase has product MKEKVLLVDDEEGIRTVLSVAIADAGYTVVTAENGTEALSILSREPIQLIVTDIKMPGMDGLELLQKIKKLNHEAEVIMITGHGDMHSAIESLRLGAGDFITKPLHEAALEISLERALEKIQIREQLREYTENLEHLVLEKSKELVEAERMAAVGQTVASMSHAIKNVAGGLEGGMFVLEKGLELENQEYLRQGWEMVRRDVERIKNLAMDLLDYAKPVTITPKECDPNSPAKQVRDLLLSKAQNNNVELVLDMAHTLPTMRLDPKAIHECLTNLVSNAIDACQDLLEGDKRVTIRTMDGGGLSVKYIVSDTGHGIAPEILTKVFNSFFTTKGSRGTGIGLMATKKLVKEMNGSIMANSGLGRGATFTITIPTAHVVT; this is encoded by the coding sequence ATGAAGGAAAAAGTTTTACTTGTTGACGATGAAGAGGGAATCCGCACTGTCTTAAGCGTTGCCATTGCCGACGCTGGCTATACTGTGGTGACCGCCGAAAATGGCACCGAAGCACTCTCGATTCTCTCGCGAGAACCTATTCAGCTCATTGTGACTGATATCAAAATGCCCGGCATGGATGGACTTGAATTGCTTCAAAAGATCAAGAAGCTCAACCATGAAGCGGAAGTCATCATGATAACCGGTCATGGAGACATGCACTCGGCTATTGAATCACTTCGGCTTGGAGCCGGAGATTTCATCACCAAGCCGCTTCATGAGGCCGCGCTCGAAATATCACTTGAACGCGCCTTGGAAAAAATTCAGATTCGGGAACAACTCAGAGAGTATACGGAAAACCTGGAGCACCTTGTCCTGGAAAAGAGCAAGGAACTGGTAGAAGCCGAAAGAATGGCTGCCGTGGGACAGACCGTGGCTTCCATGTCCCATGCCATCAAAAATGTCGCAGGGGGACTGGAAGGCGGCATGTTCGTCCTGGAAAAAGGGCTGGAACTGGAGAATCAGGAATATCTCCGACAAGGCTGGGAAATGGTAAGACGCGATGTCGAACGCATCAAGAATCTGGCCATGGACCTCCTGGACTACGCCAAGCCGGTCACAATCACCCCCAAGGAATGTGACCCCAACTCACCGGCTAAGCAAGTCCGGGATCTCTTGCTCTCAAAGGCGCAAAACAACAATGTCGAACTTGTTCTCGATATGGCTCACACCCTCCCGACCATGCGTCTTGACCCCAAGGCTATCCATGAATGTCTGACGAATCTGGTATCAAATGCCATCGACGCCTGCCAGGACCTTCTGGAGGGTGATAAACGTGTCACGATTCGAACAATGGATGGCGGAGGACTGTCAGTCAAATATATTGTTTCCGACACAGGGCATGGCATCGCCCCTGAAATACTGACAAAGGTCTTCAATTCTTTTTTCACGACCAAAGGAAGCAGAGGAACGGGGATCGGACTCATGGCCACAAAAAAACTGGTCAAGGAAATGAACGGCTCAATTATGGCGAATTCAGGTCTGGGTCGGGGAGCAACATTTACCATTACCATCCCCACTGCCCACGTGGTCACCTAA